Within the Salvia hispanica cultivar TCC Black 2014 chromosome 4, UniMelb_Shisp_WGS_1.0, whole genome shotgun sequence genome, the region TGAAGAGTTTTTAGATGCTGATCTTATGTTATATCATATAActgatataattaattatattaagcGTTGCTCTCTACCTCTTTTAATGTCGATGTTTACATATACGTGGCTTTGTCTAATGCAATTCCAATTAAGAAAAACCGACTATCGGTAGCCAAGTTAGTGAATTGGTGACGGGATACACAAGAATCAAGAGTTTTTGGTATGAGTAGGACTTCACTTACTTGGCTACCGCCATCCGATTTTCCGATTGATTTAACCTTCTTTGCCGACGGAGACGCCACAGAACTACCTAGAGATGTTTCAACCGCCACTGCTGTCTAGTAATTCTGATATCCAACACGAGAATATTAGGGACTATGTTCgttgatttattttacttattcgGGTTTCCTTCTTCTAAATTCTTACATCTGAACTTGCCGGTGCTATGAGTGGAggattttttatgattttgaaataaGCCGCGACGACAGTATTTAATAGTATTCggcaaaattggaaaatttcGCTCTAAATCTTTGAAGGGGTGGAGtcttttgaattaaatatttttttccgaTTCCTTTTTCCGCCAttaagtgaaaaataattttcttactATTTTAGCTCGGCACTTATGTAGGAATGATTGGTNNNNNNNNNNNNNNNNNNNNNNNNNNNNNNNNNNNNNNNNNNNNNNNNNNNNNNNNNNNNNNNNNNNNNNNNNNNNNNNNNNNNNNNNNNNNNNNNNNNNCATAACTTAATGAGGTAGGAATTCATGGAGGATGGTGGGTGCACGCTAGCTAACATACGCCATCCCCAATACAGCTTGTTAGGTATTTCGTTTTGACCTTTTCTAACAGCtggaaaacagaaaaaaaaaactttttttttctagggttcctgatgagagagaaagaagctCCCACTCACCTTCATCTGAGTGCGGCGATTTTGGAACCAGAATTTGACTTGCCTCGGTTTGAGGCCGAGGTCTTGGCTGAGTTTGAGGCGCTGTTTGTCGTCTGGGTGCGGACATTCCTTGAACAATCTGGATCACGTGGAAATCAATTGATTactaaaatgttttttttttttaatttaattgcatttctagagagagaaacttacGATTCCATCTCTTGGATCTGGCGGGCGGTGTGGCGGTGGTAGCGTTTGCTTTTGGCGGGGGGCTGCTGCTCCGCCTCCTGCTCGTTGCCCGACGCTCCTTCGATGTGCTCGCTGCCGGAGCCGCTTTCCAATAAATCCTCTTTGGCTTTCGCCATCGCGGCTGCGGATTCTTCTTTCTGCTTTTTTTCAGAATCAGTCAGCAATTTTTCACAATTGCCGCAAAATCAGAGGAGATCGATGGTTTTAGAAGCTCTTACTGGGAGAATCGGAGAGAACATGTTGAAAGGGCTGATGTTGGCCATGAAATTGAAGTTGGGGTTTTGGATGGTGGAGTTGTACAGCGATGAGTTATCCGACGACATAGGGTTTCCTCCCACCGTTGATGACGACATAACTTGACAATCTCCATACATTCTTCTCTCCTTCTATTTCACGATCTCAATCTTTGTCTTCTCAGttggaaaaatgaaactattgtTAATAAAGTGCAGAAACGGAAACTAGCAATAAAAGTGTGATAATTAGTCCAAATTAATGCGGTCAATTTCCTCCCAGGATTTGCTTTCCGCACAAAAAAGGctaaaatgaagagaaaaaaggaaaatagcaATCAAGTGAAATCACAAATCAATTTTGTAGCAAACGCCttcgattaaaaaaaaaaaaaaaacagtgaGGGTTTTAGCGACAAACATGCAGAAAATGTGAAGAGTGGAGtagtgaagaagaaggagagtTGATTCAAACATCACAAAATTGAATATGCGAAgcgaaatgaaatgaaatcgAATAAGAAGAAGTGAGAGTGAATACCAAAGGAGAGTGGTGTCGCTGctgctgcttcttcttctttgcaaTTTCTCCTTCTATATATGTTTCTTCaccaaacacaaacacacatcttTTGtcgtttctctctctcttcctatCCCTCTCAAACAGCGATGCAGAGCAGCTGTTAATGCGATTCTCgctcctctttctctctctaaggAGTGTAACAGTAATTGGTAAATGGGGGAGATACGATAAGGGAATGGGATGGCGAGGTAAATGCGAGCTTTAACTGCAAACCGGTTCATGGCTGTTTGGCCGACACGTGTCCGTATTCTGATTGGCTGTAAAACGCGTTACATGTGAGACTGAGCCCCCACACACACAAGTCaaacctttttcttttctctccattGAAACGCTtcttttcattcatttttaggttatttttactatttactCTCTTCACCTATTTAAGTTGTGATATTACtaggaatatatattttgaggTTTTTAGTAATAGAGTATATCAAGAAAGATATCTTCTATAATTAGAGTCTAATTGtgaaaagaaaacatttattgtgttttttatttgcatttcatatttaagtGGTAGTATAAGAATTACTcctataaatagtaaatactTATAATGGAGACAAAAAATCAATACAGTTGACTAGTTGAGAGCAATACAAACTTTAGTTGAAAACTCATATCCAATATCAATGTAGTATTCACTAAACttcaattctattttctattttaataccaTGGCATGTTTACAGTTCAGATTCATTAGttcaaatcaaaagaaaacaaatatacaGCTCATGATTCCAAATAAGTCAATGCAAAAGAAGCAAGTGAAACTCCAAGAGTCAATTATAGATTCTATCTCATCCTTTCAAATGTATCCCAACTtttcaaatatcaaatttttactCCACTATctaattttcaatcttttattaaatatatcatcAGATTTAATTTCTACTAtcatattatatgtatatatattctcCTCTAGAAATAACTCAAAATAATGTGTCAAATAAAATCCTAGATGTCATTTCCCAAAACAAAATCCGctccataattaaaattctaaaatggTATACAAATCTATCACATTATTTTACTCCTATCagaatagtagtaatataaaaaaaagactGCAACATTCACGTATAAAAGCCCATATATAGTTCATTTCACATAATGTATCTATACAATTACATAAGCTTTTTGTATACCGTGTCACTAATATGATACTGGAAATTGAATTCGGTGATAGATTagctaaaaaatttaaaaattaggtactataaatttaatactccgtaatttgtaaatattgaGATAGAATTTACATCCAGAAATCAATGAAaacaacatcaacaaaaaattcagATCACAACCACGCCCAAGAAATTAAACCAACAAAAAGACACAACAATTTCAAGAACACCAGCAGCAATTCAACCATAATACCAATAATTAACAACAAACTACACAACCATCGTGCGGCACCAATAATTAATCCAACAATGAGCAAATGACTcatgatttaataaatacaattaatacATTGTGAAATATTCTAAAGTTTGACATACCACATTCGATCTCTTCTCTAACATATCCGAATCACACTTCTTAATTTCAATacttttctaaatttttatcgattaaaaaaaattcttaactTTCTTATATTtccactattttattttaaatatattttttttaggatgtgAGCTCAATTTTTGTGCTTTTATCTTTATATAAGTTGTCTAAATCAAATAGTAATTTTGCATTGCTGGCAACTTTTTACTTATTCCCCGATGTGGATGTGGTTTGCACCCTAATAAACCTTCTCTCGAACCAATACCACCCACGTGTCACACTACACATGACACATGTCACCATAGATCTTAATCAAACCCTCACAGTGATATCAGAGCTTTGGTTTGGATCGTGCATGTGTGGCTCGGGGTTTGGTTGATTGGTTTGCACGTTTCTGGGTGTCCGTGTTCCTGTGTAGGCTTGATCAAGACCTGTGGTGGTGACCGGTGGCTTGTGTGGTCTTGGTTTAAGGGAAAAATTTTGGGGTGCAAAGTGCAAACCACAGATTAAAAAAGTTGCAAGCAATGTATAAGGACTACCCCAACATACTTCATTAGTATGAGTCCTTTTGAGAAGTgttcaaaaacaaaactagCATTTGGCCCAAAACGGATAATATCGTATTAATGTGTGTTTGACAATGCATGGAGTGTGCATTGTCAAATACTCACGATTTAGATTTACTCTACTACTTTTGTAGGGAACTTTGCCAATCACCTTTTCAATTCTTTTGTTACGCTCAAGTACGCTCAATATGCTTGGTAAGGTTGTGGGTAATATTAGTGATAGACAAATCTGTCATTAATACTTTTTATTGGTATGGCGTGTATCCGGCGGTAATCCATCATTATTGTTTAGCGTCgaaaatttaaagattagTGACAGTTTTTCTGTCACTAAACGATGAGTTTTTGTAAGGTTATGCCTAggttaatttattaatttgattggGACAAATAACAAGTGAAGCTTAAACTAGTACTTTGTGAGATCTAATTAACCTTTATAATTGGATGAGCGTATTCTCGAAGTGTTATGTTggattttatacaatttgaGTGACCTAATTAGTTGTGTGATCAACGGTTAGTTAGAGAATTTAGATTAAAAGTAGACTAGCTGAGAGGTGTATGATCTTGAGGCAGGAAAGTTTAGATTGGCTGACATGGGGCAGGAAAGTGTGTACCATTGTACCAATATtacgaaaattgaaagtaTATGTAAAAATTTCTCTTACCGGTCCATTTAAAAGCAAATGCTCATCACGTCATATGATAAGTCTTAGAATGctcattttagatattttttttctgtgaAAATATTGACAAGTGAATCCAATTCATTCTATGaatctaatttattctttattctttACAATTTATAAGTATCCCTTACAAATAAAGTCAttgattatgaattaaattttggatATCGTACATGAACAAGCAGTCttagaatatgagaaaatattCATTGGTCAAGGTATATCACATGGATCATTGGTCAAGGTATACATTAGCCCCACCTCCAACTAGAATCATACATGGACATGTGTGGAATGCGCAAATATTCATGTATGATTCAAATCGGCTTACTTTTCTAAAGAATTGAATAAAATCTGAATAACAAAAAAGCATATTTGCACAAAGAAAGGggtaactaattaatttcagTTATGTATCTGGATGATCCTGATACATATGGCACCCAACTTGACCGATAGGGAAACCACTCATTTCAGCCTCCATAGCTTGGGCCTTGGACGTTTCATCGCGCCTTTAAGATACACTAAATATCAAACCAAACACACTGGTTAGCAGCCACTAAATGCTCTTTTCATACAAACCAAACACAACCTTAGAATAGTAAGATCAGTAActagttataattaaaattgtgtttATTCCCAACAGATAAAACGAAATGAGAGTTTTGACTTTAGAGTATTTGCAAAATTAATCTAAACttataaaatgcaaaagtTATGGAATTTGTAGAACGATCCGATCTTTAGAAAATGCAAATGATTGTCCCAAACTTATATTTCTATGGGAGCTgcaatatttgtttcttacaCTTTCGAATTTGAACTATGACGTTGGAAGATCCGATATTCTCGAGTCCTTCCGTctctaataatttataatcatttgactcggcacgaattttaagaaatataatagtagaaaatgggttgaaaaaattagtgatatatgggtcctattttttatactaaaatgtgagtgagaatgggttagtggaatgtgaggtccactacataaaaatgataaaagtgaaaggtgtcGAATTTTTGTGGATagacgaaaataaaaataagtgataatagtaaatttttagggacggagggagtaattgctTCGAAATTCAGAGCATAAACTATATTAATCTATCaattaactaatttaagaaatttctCTCAAACAGTGAATTTAATTcctttccaaaaaaattttattcatatggTTAGTTTCATTGTACCCAAGaaaaatttctatatattttaaaaggaaaaaaagcaaaagacaaCGTCAAACTGACATCGTTCCACGGACAAACTTGactaaattagaaataataaaataattgtaaaaaagGTTGATGATTGTCTAACTGTGAAATTGATCTTTGTTTCTTTTGCAAGAAAAAAGCGAGAAACTCGAGCCtatcatttttgaattttgggtataaataatctaaatatcTTGTGGTATTACTGTTGTAATGGATGGAATCTCACTATCAACTTGCTTAAAGACTTGATCTCATGCTTTTAAATTTGGATGGACATTTTCTAAATATCTTGGTTCATGAATTAATTAAGGGATGGTGACtagattttctttttgtgCTAAGAGAGATATGTGACAAGTTGCTCTAAGTTAGAGAAGGTGATCATAAAGTAATTGAAGAAccaatatttcatttgttgATCGATACAAATGTGACCATCTTACTTCTATTGTCCTTGGGTGTTTTATCTTTAGTGATCgcacaattatattttttttctttgtgctTTATGTATTGGTGGTAGGTGtgtttgcttctttttttttgttcaatgtatatatgtagttcgaaatcaaaatttaggaaaaagattttattttaattttatatatacactaTTAGCATTGAAACATAGATAATGTCagttctataaaaaaataataagagccaagttatgattttttttatatgagtCGTGGCTCTTAAATAtactgaaaatttgaaatatcacTACCAAAAActtggagtaatttttaaggACACAAAACGAGACGCAATTACTTGcgttggaaaattttaaaaagtaacaATAACTTAGAACGCAAAAGAAAGCATTCCTAAATTAAGgataaattaacttaatctttTGGTTTATTAGGACGATCCTATTTGCATTCTCTAGTGTTAGCTGGGACACCAATTATAAAGACGTTTTTTAAACCATTGAtggtatatttagaaacacaaattagcgtccttaattatataaaaaaacttcCTTAACggattttgttgttgtagtgTATgtccatttaattaataccAATTCATAGGCATACCTTATGCAATGGTACAATTTCAACCATATGTGgtaccaaaatataatttcctATTAACTAACATAATTAAACTTTATAGTTTTGGCCTTTTCTAGATCAAGTTTTTATTacagaaataataaatattacgCGTTTATGTAAAGGAAATATCGTTGGTGAACATTCATGggcgaaaaagaaaaaacaaattaaatgtgttTTGGTAGGATATTAATTTCAGGTATGTTGCTTGTTCTTCAATTGTTATATTAATAGTAAGGAGCATTGATTTCGCAATTCTTATGTTACtgttataataaatatagttgtAACGAAAGTGATTGTATATATGTTAGTTCGTTAGCagcatatttattttcaagccGTGTGCAGaatatataatagtattaataacTTCAACAGAAATATCATAAATGAGAATAATGGTGATTTAAAGCATTGGCAATACATTGTTGCTTGTTGCGTGTGAATAGATAGGAAAAGGATTAATTAAATGAGAAACTAGGAATTCATTCGAATATTTTATGctaaaatgtcattttttttaagtgttttttccttttttttccctgTGGCTGTTGCTCGCTCTCCTTCTACTTATATTGTTGTTATGCTAATCTTGCATTTTGCGGTTTTGGTTGATTGTGgttggattaattaattaattacataaataacACAAccttaatttactaattatttgaAGTCTTGGATTACAATGCTAATTGCTCAACATGACATTCCATTGCTTTTATAAGTTGTTGATTTTTAATACGATAATGTCGATTTTAATCTAACAAAATTcgactacatatttaattgtagtgtatatatttttgcatttatttccATCCATTAAGCATGAtggtacaataaattaaaaaaggcTGGTGGGAGATGgtgtgatttaattttgattttgaaaaacattaaaaaaggAATTGAATAGTACTGCCTACTGCAAAGGTCCAGGAGGAATTGCAGCAAGCTGGCTCTTATAAATAACATTCTCCAACTCACCATAGATATATTGGTGTTTGTTTTGGATTAATAAATGGTTCATTTCAATTTAGATGGAACTGAGGTGGCCTGTCATATTGTACTCAAATCATTGGATGCATATATAGATGTTTtagataatgaaaaattaaattttgtgtcaATAATTGTATTTCAGTTTAGCTTCATTCAGAATAGGAGTATAGTTGAAACAAAAGGAGAAAGAATCAAGAGTCATGGCTTAACTTCTTACCTAGATTTTcctaatttgttaattatagtTAATGCATCTATCTTAAAAGTCAATATTGgaattaaagtagaaaaaatttaGTGTATGATGCCCCATAGGTCAGGACAATAATTTGTAAGAGCGATTATCCAAGTAGTTTGTTAAATAAACTAAACTACTAATTTTGGTCCTGTCTTGTCTATTAATTGATTGAACAACACAACATGTTCAcatcaatttcttatatttagaaaattgaactcaaatttaaataacaaaattttatgggCAAGTTGTGTTAATTTGTACTGAATCGGTTATATTGTAGTATTTCATTgaataaatcatactccctcttTTCTTATCTTTTCCTAATAATCTGTCACCACTTTAtccaatataaatttttaaaaatataatagaaaataagttaaaaaagttattggCAAGTTATATGATGTTTTAGTTTTACAGCAGTAATAAAATATAGCGAGAATGAGTTAGTTAAATATGGAgaccactataaaaaaaatagtaaaagtgaaatgtaacaaatttttaggaacgagcgtaaataaaaataaatgacaaattttcacGAAGGAAAAGAGTAGATTACAATGCATAAAAGGTAAGAGATTCCCAAATTCCTTCTTTGAATATCATGTCATATTTGGTGTGATCTTTCTTCTTTAATTCAATATTCTCCCTCAAGATGAGTAACAGAGTTTTTCGATACTTAACTTGCCAATTACTTCTGAAAAATTCTTCGACCTCACTGTTTTTGTTAGAATATCTGCAAGTTGATTCTCTGATCGAGCAAATGGGAACTCTTCAATTCCAGCTTCAGTATGTTATTTTATGAAGTGTCTGTCAACCTCCACATGTTTTGTTCAATCATATTGACCCGGATTTTCTGAGATACTAATTGCGGCCTTGTTATCACTAAAAAGCTTTTGGTTCTTTGTGGCGCGAAATTCAATTCACTCATCAATCTTCTAAGCCATAGCACCTCGGTCAACCTATCCCCCTGAATTCCTCTTGTGCACTTAACAACGCTACAACCTTATGCTTCTTGCTCTATTAGGTAACTATATTTCCCCCAACGAATATGAAATATCCAGTGGTGGATCTTCTGTCGACTGGATTTTCAGCACAGTCAACATCTTTATAACCATGAATTTCCAGATATTCACCCCTCTTGAACATTATTATATAGCCAAACGTTCTTTTGAGATATTTGACAACTTTCAATGCTGCTTCAAGATGATCACTTGGGGGTTGATGCATGAATTAACTTATCACACTGACTGCATATGTTATATCATATCTAGTGTGTGATAGATGGATTAATTTTCCTacgagtaaaggccaaaattggtcctgaacatatggtcattttacgtttttggtcctaaacattatcttttgaattttgtggtcctgaacatatggaaatttgatcattttggtcctccgtcaacatttccgttaaaaactaacggtcaacggatttaatcccgattttgaccacattaaacttttaattt harbors:
- the LOC125217788 gene encoding homeobox-leucine zipper protein HDG5-like isoform X1 translates to MYGDCQVMSSSTVGGNPMSSDNSSLYNSTIQNPNFNFMANISPFNMFSPILPQKEESAAAMAKAKEDLLESGSGSEHIEGASGNEQEAEQQPPAKSKRYHRHTARQIQEMESLFKECPHPDDKQRLKLSQDLGLKPRQVKFWFQNRRTQMKVSGSFFLSHQEP
- the LOC125217788 gene encoding homeobox-leucine zipper protein HDG5-like isoform X2, with product MYGDCQVMSSSTVGGNPMSSDNSSLYNSTIQNPNFNFMANISPFNMFSPILPKEESAAAMAKAKEDLLESGSGSEHIEGASGNEQEAEQQPPAKSKRYHRHTARQIQEMESLFKECPHPDDKQRLKLSQDLGLKPRQVKFWFQNRRTQMKVSGSFFLSHQEP